The region GGGCCGCGCCAAGGCCCGTGATCTCCTGGCGCTGCTGGCTGTACACGAAGACGGACTGGCCCGTGACACCGCGCAGGAGACGCTGTTTCCTGAGGCGGACCCGGGCGTGGGCGAACGCAATTTCCGTGTCACGCTGCATGCCCTGGGACAGGTTCTTGAAGAAGGCGCGCCCAGCGGCGCTTTTCTGGAGCGTGGCGAATGGCTGCGGCTGCGCAGGGGACCAGATCTGCACATTGACCTGCATTCAGCGCGGGCCCTGCTGGCCCAGGCTACAGGCACCCCGGGACGCCTTGACGCGCTGCTGCGGCTGCCTGCGCAAGTCGCTGACACCGAACTGGCGGTCGTGCAGCAGGAGGCCGAACGCTACGCCGCTCGGCTTCCCGAAGCACTCAGCGCCGAGGCCATATGTGCCCTGGAACTGGGCCACCCGGACCGAGCCGCAAAAGCAGCCGAGCGCGCCCTGAGCCTGGACCCCGCCCATGAGCCGGCTGCCCGTGTGCTGATGCGCGTGTGCCACCTGCGGGGAGGGGCCTCGGCACTCCGGCGCGTCTACGCCAATCTGCGGGCTTCTCTCTGCGAAATGGGCCTGGAGCCGCTGCCAGACACCTCGGCGCTGTACCGCGCGCTGGGCGGCACCCTGTAATACACCAGCAGTGACGTACCACCATGCCGGTCAGTAACCAGCGTGTCACGCTCCACTTCTAGACTCTGCACATGACATCTGAGGGCACGACATCACACGAGGGAAGAGCTGCTCTGGTAACCGGCGGCACCAGTGGCATCGGACTGGCCATTGCACAGCGGTTTCAGCAGGACGGCATGCGAGTGGCGGTGCTGGACCTCGACCGTCCACAGTCCCGAGAAGTGGCTGAAACACACGGACTTATCTTTATTGCCGCTGACCTTACCCGGCGTGAGGACTGCCGGGCAGCCATAACAAAGGCTGTTCAAGTCCTGGGCGGCCTGGATGTGCTGGTCAACAATGCCGGCTTCCAGCACATTGACCCGGTGGCCGACTTTCCCGAGGACACCTGGGACGCCATGATTCACGTGATGCTGACGGCGCCGTTTCTGCTTTCCAAGTATGCATGGCCCTACCTGACCCGCAGCGGGCAGGGACGAATCATCAATGTGGCCAGCATTCACGGGCACGTGGCCAGTCCCTTCAAGAGTGCCTATATCAGTGCCAAGCACGGCGTCATTGGTTTCACACGAACCGCAGCCCTGGAAGCGGGCGAACAGGGCCTGACCGTCAACGCCATCTGCCCAGGCTACGTGCGCACACCACTGGTAGAGGGGCAGATCGCCGATCAGGCCCGCACCCGCGGCATCAGTGCTGAGGAAGTGGAGCAGAAGGTCATGCTGGAGCCCGCCGCAATCAAGCGCCTGCTTGACCCTGCTGACGTGGCTGCACTGGCAAGCTACGTCGCCAGTCCAGCAGCCTGGGGCATGACTGGAGCGGTGCTGGACCTGGACCTGGGCTGGACCGCCCGATAGAGACAAAAAGTACTCCGGGCGGTCTTTCTTTGTAACATGCAGAGAAAGACCGCCCGGCCCTATATTTCAGCGCGGCTGACTGCTCAGCACGATCACGTAGGCGGTTCCCCGTGCGCCCTGAATAATGCTGGCCCCCGCGTGGGTATAGCGGCCTTCGGTCATCCAGTAACAGTGCACGGGGCTGTTCAGCCACCACTGCATTGCCGCTTCCGGGTTGACGCCACGCCCCATGAAAATAATTTCCGTGACGCTCACGGCATTCACACCCGTACTGGCAGCGCGGATCTTGGGCGTCGTTCCCCCCGCCCCCGTGTGAGAAATACTGCCGGAACTGCCCATATGCACTGCCTGAATTCGGGCGGCCTGCGCGTGCTGACCGCTTTGCACCAAGCCGCCCGCCACTGGACGCCGCCCATTCCCCGGACAGTTCACGCCCTGCGTCCGGACCTCGTTAAGGCGGGAAAGCAGCGTAGCTTCGGCGGTGGATTGCGCCTTCACGGGAGAAGACAACAGCATGGCCCCAGCCATGACAGTACCCAGGACTCCTCGTAATTTCATGTGCTGTTCATCCTAGCTCAAGCGACCCTTGAAAAATATGAAAAATCGGACGCCCGACCACAATCGCCGGGCGTCCTTTGCAGGTCAGATCAATTGTCGAGCAGACCGCTGCGGCGCAGCAGGGCTTCCGCGTCGGGATCACGACCCATGAAATCGCGGTACAGCTGAGCAGGATCGTCACTGTTGCCGCGCGACAAAATGGTGTCCACGTAGGCACGCCCGGTCTCGCGATTGAAAATTCCCTCCTTGGCGAAGCGGCTGAAGGCGTCAGCGTCCAGCACCTCAGCCCATTTGTAGCTGTAATACCCCGCGCCGTAGCCGACAGGGCTGCTGAACAGATGGCCGAACTGAGCGACCTGCGCATAGTTCTCCGGCAGCGGATAAGCCGTAAAGGTTCCCATGATCTCGCGGGCCACGGTGATGGGATCAGCCTCGCCGTACGGGTCATATTCGACGTGCAGGGTCAGGTCGGTCAGGCCGAAGGAGTACTGGCGCATGGCCGTGTTCGCGGCGCGGTAGTTCTGCGCCGCGCGCAGACGGTCATAGAGATCCTGCGGCAGCTTCTCGCCGGTCTCGTAGTGTGCGGCGAACAGGTCCAGGGCCTCGCGTTCCATAACCCAGTTCTCCATGATCTGGCTGGGCAGTTCCACAAAGTCCCAGGGCACCTGGGTGCCGCTGAGGCTGCGCACCGGGACCCGGCTCATGGCGTGATGCAGCAGGTGACCGAACTCGTGGAACACGGTTTCCACTTCGCGCACCGACAGCAGGCTGGGCGTGTCCCCACTGGGAGCCGTCATGTTGCCGCACATCAGGCCCAGGTGCGGCTCGACCCCGTTCTCCCGCGGGCCACCGGTCACAAAGGCGTTCATCCAGGCGCCGGCGCGCTTGCTGTCACGCGGAAACCAGTCGGTGTAGAAGCTGGCAATGTGTACACCCGCCTCGTCATGGATGTCGTAATACTGCACTTCGGGGTGCCAGCTGGGCGCCTGAGCCTCGGTCACGGTGATGCCGAAGACCCGGCGGCAGATTTCGAACAGGCCCGAGAGCACGCGCGGCATGGGAAAATACGGGCGCAGCGCTTCTTCGTCGAAGTCGTACTTCTCCTGACGCTGCTTTTCAGCCCAGTAAAGCCCGTCCCAAGGCTGCAGGTCAGGAGCCTCGGCTCCGGCACGAGCCCGGTAGAAGGCCTCCAGCTCCGCGTTTTCGCGCTCGTATGCAGGGCGGGTCCGGGCGTCAAGGTCGCGCTCGAACTTCAGGGCATTCTCGCCGCTGCCAGCCATCCGGTCTTCAAGAACGTAGTCGGCGAAGTTGCGGAAGCCCAGCAGCTGCGCCTGCTCGCGGCGCAACTGCAGAATCTCGCGCACCAGCGGGCGGTTGTCACGGCCCTCCTGCTGGCCGACCATCAGCTGAGCTTCCCACAGTTCACGGCGCAGGTCCCGGTCGTCAGCGTAGGTCATCACCGGGGTCACGACCGGCTGGTGCAGGGTCAGGCGGTGGCCTTCCGCGCCCCTGCTCTCGGCGTCGCGCCGGGTGGCGTCCAGAACACGCTGCGGCACACCAGCCAGACGCTCGGAGGGCACGTACAGTTCGTAAGCTGACGTTGATTCCAGCACATTCTTGGAATAGGTATTGGTGATCTGGGCCAGCCGGGTGTTGACCTCGAGCAGGCGGGACTTCTTGTCTTCCGGCAGGTCAGCGCCCTGACGACGGAATTCATCAATGGTCAGCTTCAGAAGCCGCGCCCGGACCGGGTCCAGAGCGCGGGCCTGCTCGGAGTCGGCAAAGGTTTTCAGTGCCTGCCACAACCCAGGGTGCAGGCTCAGCTGGGTATAAAACTCGCTGGTCTTGGGGATGATTGCCTCGACCGCCGCCTTCCATTCATCACTGCTCATGACGCTGTTGAGGTGCCGCACGATGGTGTTGACCGTGTCAAGCTGCTCAGTGAGCGTATCGAGGTCCAGCATGAAGTTCTCGAAGTTCCGTTCAGCAGCTCCTGCCAGGGCTTCGAGCTTCCGACTGGTCACCTCCAGCAGCGTGTCCACCGCCTCTTCAGCGTGCTCAGGACGGATCTGATCAAAGGGAATCCGGAAACCTACATTAAGCAGCGGGTTGCCACCCGGTACAGTTGCGTGAGTCATCCCTGCGAGTATAGGCGCGTCGGCTCAGGCCTTCCTACGCCGCCTGGCGCATTTCACCAGGACGCGCTCTGTGCTTTTCTGCGCCATGCAAGTACTGCCCCCTGCTGACCTTGCCGGCATCACGTTTCAGGCAGCCACGCCCACCGACCTTCCGCGCATCGCAGCATTTCTGAGCCGCGCTCATCCGGATTCTCCAGTCGGGACGGCCGACCTGGAACGCGCCGACAGCTTCCGCCTGCCGGGTGAGGTGTTCCGGCGCACGCTCGCTCTGCGCGGGTCGGAACTGGTAGGTATGGCTGAGGTCAGTGTGCCTCGCTCTGAGAACTACCCCGGCTGGCTGGTGCTGGAGGTGGCCGCGCTGCCCCACGAGGCTGCAGGTGATCTTCCGGGCGTCCTGCTGAGGCTGGCAGAAGAATACGCAGTGAGCCAGGGCGGCACCACGCTGCTGGCCCGCGTGAAGGAACACTGGCCGGAGCGGGCACTGTACGAGAGGGCCGGTTACAGCGAACACGACCGACTTTGGCCCAGCACGCTGGATCTGCGGACGCTCGACTTCGAGGCCTTCGCAGCCGAAGTAGCCCAGGCGGCAGCCACGGGTGTGCGCCTCGTGCCACTGAGCGACTTTGGACCTCTGGATGAGCCTTTGCAGCGCCGGCTGTACGCCCTGATTGCCGCTCTGCTGCGGGACGTGCCCAGCGCCACACCAATCAAGGTGTGGCCTTTTGAACTGTGGCAGCAGCGCTACGTGCCCACGCTGAAGCATCCGGAAGGGCTGTTTCTGGCCGTCGCACCGGACGGTCAATGGGTGGGAATCAGTGAACTTCATATGCCCATTCCTCAGCGGCCTGGCACCCTTCACAACGGCCTCACTGGCGTACTTCCGGACTGGCGCGGTCAGCGGCTGGCCCTGGCGTTGAAGCTGGCTGCGGCGCGCGCCGCGCTTTCAAGGGGATTTACGCAATCGCGGACCAGCAATCACAGCATCAACCGGCCAATGCTGGCGATCAACGAGCGGCTGGGTTTTGTGCGGGAAGCGGCGATGGTGACGGTGAAGAAGGATGTTTGAAGGGGGGTGGGTGCTTGTAGTGCCGGCTTTACCCCGCCCCCCAGCCCCCTACTCCAGACTCGAAGAGCTGCGAAGCAGAGGGGCAGGGGGAGCTTACGTTGCACTGGGCAAGAGGTTTGACTGGAGCCGAGGCGCTGCCTTGTTCGTTGACGTGTCCGGCTCTGACGCCATCTTTCTATCCACCTGGAAGAGCCCGCGCGCTGCGCGCACGACGGCTTCGGAGGCTGAACCGTGAAGGGGTAAGGTAGGAAGTCAAAAGGAAAGGAACTGTTTTTTCTTTTTGAGTAGAACCTTTCTGCGTGCACCAAAATGCCCTGCCCCAATAGCTTCTTAGAAACCCAGGCCGTCGTGCGCGCAGCGCGCGGGCCATTGCGCGATCTCGGAGCATGGCGCCAAGGCAGGAACGCTAAAAGGAATAAGCAACCCCACCACCCTCCCTCTCACCTTGCCCAGTGCAAAGTAAGCTCCCCCTACCCCAAAGGGGCAGGGGGCTGGGGGGCGGGGCAATCCAGCAACAACCAAAAGAAAACCCCAGGTTTCAGCCCCTCAAGTTCTCCAATAACATCGCGTCCCCCAGGGAATAAAACCGGTACCCTTCAGAGAGCGCCGCATCGTACGCCGCCCTGATCCGTTCTTCGCCAGCAAACGCCGCCACCAGCAAAAGCAGCGTGCTTCCCGGCAGATGCAGATTGGTAATCAACAGATCCGGAACATTCACAGGCCTGCCCGGTGTAATGAAGATCCGGGTCTCCCCTTCACCTGCGCGCACCGCATTCCCGTCCCAGGCACTTTCCAGGGTGCGCACCGTGGTCGTTCCTACAGCCACCACCCGGCGGCCCTCCCGGCGCGCCCGGTTGATGGCGTCCGCTGCCTGATCACTCACCATGTAACGTTCGGCATGCATCACATGATCCGCAACAGAACCGGTGATGGGTTTGAAGGTACCGGCGCCCACGTGGAGGGTGACACTGACCCGCTCGACGCCACGGGCGTCCAGGCGTGACAGCAGCTCAGGCGTGAAGTGCAGACCGGCCGTTGGCGCCGCGACGCTGCCGGGTTCCCGGGCGTACACGGTCTGGTAGCGCTCGCGCCAGACTTCGTCGCTGCTTCCGGCATCTATGTAGGGCGGGAGGGGAAGTCGTCCGATCTCATCCAGGTGGGGCTTGATGTCGTACCCGAAGCGCAGGAGGCGGGCCCCGTCTTCAAGCTGACCCACCACTTCAGCCCGGTGCTCGCCGAGCCATAATTCATTGCCAGCCCGGCGCGCGGGTTTAAGGTATGCGCTCCAGACGTGCGGTCCAAGGTCCAGCGTCTCTTCCTCGCGCAGCAGCAGCACTTCCACCTGGCCGCCACCCAGACCATTGACCAGCGGCTTGCGGGCCATCACGCGCGCCGGGATCACACGCGACTCGTTGAACACAAGCAGGTCGCCGGGCTGCAAAAGCTCCGGCAATTCGTGGAAAACCCGGTGAGCCAGGGTCTCCCCGACCACCATCAGGCGGGAACTGTCGCGCGGTTCGGCGCCGGTCTGCGCGATCCGGTTGTCGGGCAGGTCGAAGTTCAGTCGCGCGAGGGCCGCGTCAGCTGAGTCAGGCGTCATCGCCGCCCTGTTTCGGGGTGTTGGGGACGGGGGTGTTGGGAACGGGTTTGACCCGGGCAGGCATCAGGGCACCTTCGAGGTCCGGCAGATGCATAAAGCGGTCAGCAGCGTCGATCAGCTTCTGAGCCGTGTGCTCGCGAAAGGCGATGACCTCCACGCGCTTGCCCCGCTCCTGCAGGACTTCCACAATTTCGGTGTAGTCGCCGTCGCCACTGCCCAGCACCACAATGTCGAGGTGGTCCATCAGCCGCACCATATCGGCCACGATGCCCATGTCCCAGTTGCCCTCGTAGATGGCTTTGCCGCCGTCAGTGACGTGGTGCAGGGTCAGGTTCATGCGCCGCACCTTGTAGCCCAGCGCCGAAAGCTTGTAGATGAACGGCCGCGCGGTGGCCTCGCCTTCCCGCTCCACGGTGTAGCTGATGGCGTGAACCAGTTCACGGCCTTCGGTGGCGACATTCAGGATGGTCTCGAAGTTGACGGTGCGCTCCAGGAGGTCCCGGGCGGAGTGATAGAGGTTCTGCGTGTCTACAAAAAGGCCCACGCGCGGGCGTTGCACGACGTATTGCATTGAGGTTCTCCTGTTGGGCTGATCCGAAAGAGGGTGGGGCACAGTACGGCCGGGCAAAAAAGAAGAGTCGCAATCAGAACGGTGCTCACACCGGAGCACTGGCAGACCGGAGTCTTCGGAAACAAGTGTACGGTCACGCCAGAGAAGGTCAAGGGCGGGAAGTGACTGGGCGTGTAAAAGCAGGTAACTCAAACAACCCGCCCTGCCGGGCGGCTGAGGCGCGCTACGCTGATCACCATGACCAGTGACGCTCTGACCCAGGCCCGCGCCGCGTACGACGACTTCAAGGCCCGTGGCCTGAAGCTCAACATGCAGCGTGGCCAGCCCAGCGACGCCGACTTTGACCTCAGCAACGGCTTGATCACCGCGCTGGGCGAGACCGACACGCATATGGACGGCCTGGATCTGCGCAACTATCCCGGTGGCGTGGCCGGGCTGCCCAGCGCCCGCGCCCTGTTTGCCCAGTACCTGGACGTCAAGGCTGAGAACGTCATCGTATGGAACAACAGCAGCCTGGAATTGCAGGGAATGGTGCTGACCTTTGCCCTGCTGCATGGCCGGCGCGGCAGCGACCAGCCGTGGGGGCGCCTGAGTGACGGCGCGAAGCCGAAGATCATCGTGACCCTGCCTGGCTATGACCGCCACTTTCTGCTGCTGCAGACCCTGGGCTTCGATCTGCTGACCGTGGACATGCAGCCCGACGGCCCGGATATCGACGCCATCGAGCGCCTTGCCGCCGCCGACGCCACCGTCAAGGGCGTGCTGTTCGTACCGACGTACAGCAATCCTGGCGGCGAGAGCATCAGCGCTGAAAAAGCCCGCCGGCTGGCGGCGATCCAGGCCATGGCACCTGACTTCACGATCTTCGCCGACGACGCCTACCGGGTGCATCACCTCTCGGACGACCAGCAGGACACCCCGGTCAACTTCGTGGCCCTGAGCCGTGACGCCGGGTTTCCGGACCGCGCCTTTGTGTTTGCCAGCACCAGCAAGGTCACCTTTGCCAGCGGCGGCCTGGGTTTCGTGGCCAGCAGCGAGGACAACATCCGCTGGCTGAGCAAGTACCTCAATGCCCAGAGCATCGGTCCCAACAAGATCGAGCAGGCCCGGCATGTCAAATTCCTGCAGGCGTACCCGGATGGCCTTGAAGGCCTGATGCGGGATCACGGACGCCTCATCGCCCCGAAATTCAAGGCTGTGGACGAGACCCTGCGCACGGAACTGGGCGACAGTGGCGAATATGCCACCTGGACCTCGCCGCGTGGGGGCTACTTCATCAGCCTGGACACGGCCGCTCCGGTTGCAGACCGGGTCGTGGAGCTTGCCGAGGCCGCCGGGGTCAGCCTGACACCCGCCGGGGCCACCTACCCTGCGGGGCAGGATCCTCACAACCGCAACATCCGGATCGCCCCGACCCGGCCTCCACTTGACGAGGTCTATACCGCTATGCAGGGCGTGGCAGCCTGCATTCGGCTGGCCACCGAGGAGTACCGCGCTGCAAAGCGCTAAATCTGCAACCAGTGAATGTTGAAATGTATTACACTGCCGCCCAGTTTATATGCCTACCCGTTATGCAGGTCTCCCCGAGGAACGCGCCGCCCTGGACGCCTATATCAAGCTGTGGCGTGCCGCTCACGCCGTGGAGGTCAGCGCCAACCGTCACCTGAGCACGGATGGCCTGACGGTCAGCCAGTTCGGCGTCATGGAAGCGCTCTACCACCTGGGACCGCTCAGCCAGCGGGCACTGGCCGACAAGATTCTGCGCTCCAGCGGCAACCTCACGATGGTGATCGACAACCTGGAGCGCGACGGCCTGGTGCGCCGCGAACGCGACGAAAAAGACCGCCGGGTCATGAAGGTCTCGCTGACAGCTGAGGGACACGCTCTGATCGAGCGGGTGTTGCCACGCCATGTGGAAGGGATCCGTCAGGTGTTCGAAGTTCTGAGTCCTGAAGAAATGGCGCTGCTCACCGCGCTGACCCGTAAATTGGGGCTGGCTTCACAGCCTGACTCCCAGCGGTCCGCGCAGCAACGCCGGCGGTCCTGATTAACTTTTCACTGTTTTCAGTGGAAGAGAACATGCCGGAAGGGTGTGAGGACGGTCTCTGATAAGGAGAGACCTGCACAGCGTTTCGGCAAGCTGTTCCATATCCATCAGCGCACCTTGCCGGCCAGCACCAGGGGCTCGGCATTCGGACCCTCGAATCCGGGGGTATAGGCACGAACTACTGCCACCACCCGGTTCCCCTGCACGTCCAGGCGTTCCAGAGCGTAGCTGGCTGCGCACTGACGGTCCACTGGCAGTTGCCGGTCCTGATAGAGGAGCTGACCGTTGATCCGCAGAGCTATACCGGCAGCCCGGCCGCCTTCGGGCCACAACTCCTGATAGGGGCATCTGGACGGCAGAGCAAAGGAACGAAGCTCCACGGGGACCGGCCGCGACCACAACCGGGCCTGTGCCGTCTGGCTCTGACCTGCACGAACACCTTCAGACCAGACCGGAGCCAGAACCGGAAATACCCGGCGGTACACTGGTCTGGAGGTCCGGCCGGGCCAGAGTCCGAAACGCTTGAGCGCTGCACTGTGCTGGCCGGTCAGGGAGGCCACGGTTTGGGCCACACTGGCGTGGTCCGATCGGCGCTGGGCCCGTAATACCGTGGTACCGCCGTTCGTCTCCAGAACCTGGAGTTCAGCAGCACTAAAGCCACTTCCGTCCAGGCTGCCTGCCGTCACCACGAGCACATGGGTGCCCGGCACATTGAACGCCACCCGCTGGACTTCCAGACGGTTTCCAGCCGCCGCACGCGGAAGCAGCATCAACAACAGTAGAGGCAAGAACCAGCGCATGACCGGTGCCGTTACTTGAATTTCACTGTGGCCAGCACCTTACTGAACAGTGCACTGGCCTGGGCGTATCGGGCAGGTGAATCGGTCAGCTGGAACGAATACAGATTCTTGGCTCCGTTGCCGTACCACACCCGCATCTGGACCTTGCCCTTGGGGTGTGAAAGCAAATATTCCCGTTCCAATCCACCGACACCGCCGTACTTCACCTCACGACTGGCGGTCTGTTTGAGTGTCATGCCGCCGCCCTTGATCCCGCCTTCAAATTTCTGGAACTCCTGCTGAGGCGTAACGGCCATACCTCCCTTATTGACAAAGAGCAGCCGCATCAGCGTTGCCGGAGGTTTCTGGCCCGACACCAGGCTGACCCCACTGGCTCCGTCCTCAAATTTCACCCCAAGCCAGCCTTTGGGCAGACTGACCGTAAAAGGCAATTTGGCGTCCTTGAAGGGGGTCAGCGTCTGGGCGCTGGCCGACATGGTCAGAAGCAGGGCAGGGAAAAAAAGTCGGCAGGCTCTCATGGTCCGCACCGTACCAGCCGAATGTGAGGATCATCCGCAGCGCCCCAGTGTTCCGGGGATCAGCCGTCAGTTTCCGGGAGCGTCTGGTCCCACCAGGCCGGGACGGGGCCACAGGCGCAGGTTGGCTGGTCCCGCCGAATCCCGCAGATGCACCATTCCATAGGCGCGGCTGTCCAGACTCGCACCAAGCTGGCGGTTGTCTCCCAGCACCCAGACCTTCCCGGGAGGCACTTTCACAGAGGGTTGGTCATTCATAAAGCCCTCGCTGGCGTAGGGGTCAACCGCCTCCCGGCCATTGACCACCAGCGTGTTGTCTTCAATAGCCACCGTATCACCGGGAAGCGCCATCACACGTTTGATGTTGTAGGGCCGGTGGCGGACGCCCCAGAGCGTCTCATAGCTGTAGGGACTGTCAGCCGGTCCTTTAAAGATCAGGACGTCACCCCGCCTCGGATACGGCGTGGGCAGTCCCCAGGCCTGCATCCAGCGGGGATACTTCAGCAGCACCAGCAGGTCACCGTGCTGCAGCGTGTCCTGCATGCTCTGGCCATCTACACGCGCCAGCGTGCCCACAAAGGTGGTGAGCAGATACACGGGAAGCAGCGCACCCAGAATCCAGGTCCGCCAGGCAGTCCGCAGCTCTTGACTGAAACCCTGCTGCGCAGGCTGAGAGGCTGGAGGCTGAACCGGCACGGCAGGCAGGCTAGCAGAGCCAGCAGCGGTGCAGCACGGACGAGCCTGCCTCCCGACAACAAGGTCAGAGTCTTCATGCAGGCTTCAGACTGGGTCGCGCCGCTGCAGGGAGACAGGTACTCTGACCGGCATGACCGCTGAAGGACTGATTGTCGAGAAGTATCACGAGGGCACTGGCCCTGCCGCTCAGGCCGGAAAAATGGTGCGGGTGCACTACACCGGGACGCTGGAAAGTGGCCAGAAGTTTGACTCCAGCCGCGACCGGGGCGAGCCCATCGAGTTCCCCTTAGGCGTGGGGTACGTCATCCCCGGCTGGGATCAGGGCATTGCCCAGATGCGTGTGGGCGACAAGGCCAAGCTGACCATTCCATCCCACCTGGGCTACGGAGCCGCAGGCATACCCGGAGTCATTCCTGGCGGCGCCACGCTCATTTTCGATGTCGAACTGGTCGACGTCCGCTGAAATCAGGATCCCGAAGTTGAGGGCCGGACATACTGTCCGGCCCTCAACCTTTGCGGGGAGCCAGCTTTGGCTGCCGTATTACTGCTCCTCGTCGTCCGGGGTAGTTTCACCTGTGTAGTTGCCCTGCTCGTCCAGCAGGCCCTGCTGATCCGCTGTCATGCTGGTCCCAGGACCGTCCTGAATGACGCCGCGGTCACTCTGGGGCAGGTGGGCAATGTCCTCCGAATCGGTGCTGCGCTGCCCTGCGGGACGGTCGGGGTATTCGTCGCTGTGGCGTCCAGTCATGTCGGTACCCTAGGTTGTCTGCACGGCGGCCGGGGTGTGCGCGGGGTCAAGGCATATTTACGCGGCGGCTCCCAATCAGCCGCTCACCCCTTAGACTCCGCTGGTGACCAACACTTCCCTGCCTGTCATTCTGGATGGAGATCCCGGCCTGGACGACGCCGTGGCATGGCTGCTGGCGCTGGCCAGCCCTGAACTCAGGGTCTTGGGCGTGACCACTGTGCACGGGAACGTGGGCCTGCCTCTGACCACCCGGAACGCCGGCGTGACCCTGGCCCTGGGCGGAAGCGCGGACGTTCCTGTGTACGCGGGCGCTGATCGTCCGCTCATCCGTGAACTTATGAGTGCCTCGGCAGTGCATGGAGATACGGGGCTGCCCGCCAACGAACTACCTGACCCACAGCGGGAGCCGGAGACGGAGCACGCCGTCAACTATCTGATCCGCACGGCGCGTGAGCAACCCGGAGAAGTGACACTGATTGCGACCGGGCCGATGACCAATGTGGCGCTGGCCTTCCGCATGGACCCGCAGTTACCGCAGCTTCTGCGAGAGGTGGTGTGGATGGGCGGAAGCACTGCACAGGGGAACCGCACTCCAGCGGCCGAATTTAATGCACTTGCCGACCCGCACGCCGCAGCCGTAGTGTTTACGTCCGGTGTGCCGCTGCGGATGGTCGGCCTGAACGTCACCATGCAGTGTGTGGCCACGCCTGACCGTGTCGAGGCCCTGCAGCAGCTCGGCACGCCGGTGGGATTGGCCTGCGCCCAGATGCTGACGTTCTATGCGGGGGCCTACCGTCAGCGCTACAACCTCAGCGGCGGCGCACTGCACGATCCACTCGCTGTGGCTGCGGTGCTGTGGCCGGAACTTCTGACCTG is a window of Deinococcus deserti VCD115 DNA encoding:
- a CDS encoding DUF2259 domain-containing protein is translated as MLLPRAAAGNRLEVQRVAFNVPGTHVLVVTAGSLDGSGFSAAELQVLETNGGTTVLRAQRRSDHASVAQTVASLTGQHSAALKRFGLWPGRTSRPVYRRVFPVLAPVWSEGVRAGQSQTAQARLWSRPVPVELRSFALPSRCPYQELWPEGGRAAGIALRINGQLLYQDRQLPVDRQCAASYALERLDVQGNRVVAVVRAYTPGFEGPNAEPLVLAGKVR
- the lepB gene encoding signal peptidase I, producing MPVQPPASQPAQQGFSQELRTAWRTWILGALLPVYLLTTFVGTLARVDGQSMQDTLQHGDLLVLLKYPRWMQAWGLPTPYPRRGDVLIFKGPADSPYSYETLWGVRHRPYNIKRVMALPGDTVAIEDNTLVVNGREAVDPYASEGFMNDQPSVKVPPGKVWVLGDNRQLGASLDSRAYGMVHLRDSAGPANLRLWPRPGLVGPDAPGN
- a CDS encoding FKBP-type peptidyl-prolyl cis-trans isomerase → MTAEGLIVEKYHEGTGPAAQAGKMVRVHYTGTLESGQKFDSSRDRGEPIEFPLGVGYVIPGWDQGIAQMRVGDKAKLTIPSHLGYGAAGIPGVIPGGATLIFDVELVDVR
- a CDS encoding MarR family winged helix-turn-helix transcriptional regulator, coding for MPTRYAGLPEERAALDAYIKLWRAAHAVEVSANRHLSTDGLTVSQFGVMEALYHLGPLSQRALADKILRSSGNLTMVIDNLERDGLVRRERDEKDRRVMKVSLTAEGHALIERVLPRHVEGIRQVFEVLSPEEMALLTALTRKLGLASQPDSQRSAQQRRRS
- a CDS encoding nucleoside hydrolase translates to MTNTSLPVILDGDPGLDDAVAWLLALASPELRVLGVTTVHGNVGLPLTTRNAGVTLALGGSADVPVYAGADRPLIRELMSASAVHGDTGLPANELPDPQREPETEHAVNYLIRTAREQPGEVTLIATGPMTNVALAFRMDPQLPQLLREVVWMGGSTAQGNRTPAAEFNALADPHAAAVVFTSGVPLRMVGLNVTMQCVATPDRVEALQQLGTPVGLACAQMLTFYAGAYRQRYNLSGGALHDPLAVAAVLWPELLTWQDMHVAVDTHEGLNFGRTVCDLYNVSGKPPNARVAVAVDDPTFFGRLLERLSRL